In one Leptospira yasudae genomic region, the following are encoded:
- the rocD gene encoding ornithine--oxo-acid transaminase → MSLVKDSSYYIRLENNFGAANYEPLPVVLDRGERIYLYDVEGKRYFDFLSAYSAVNQGHCHPEIVRTLIEQSQKLTLTSRAFYNSKLGEYEEYLTNLLGYQRLLPMNTGVEAAETSVKLCRKWGYKVKGIPENKAKILFASGNFWGRSIGAISASTDPLSTTGFGPFVPGFEIIPFNDLNALKLALQDKNVAGFMVEPIQGEAGIIVPNEGYLAECKRLCNEAGALLILDEVQTGLGRTGKLLAGDYENVKPDILVLGKALSGGILPVSGILSRDEVMLTIRPGEHGSTYGGNPLACAVAKRAVQVLIEEKMPENSFQMGEVFRKRMNLLKSKYEDAIEAVRGKGLLNAIQFREKNGKSAAKEVCNQLLKLGLLAKTTHDHTIRFAPPLVIQADEMNSACDIIDDAVRFCLD, encoded by the coding sequence ATGTCTCTCGTTAAGGATTCATCCTATTACATTCGATTGGAAAATAATTTCGGTGCTGCGAATTACGAACCGTTGCCCGTAGTATTGGACCGAGGCGAAAGAATTTACTTATACGACGTCGAAGGAAAACGTTACTTCGATTTTTTATCCGCGTATTCGGCGGTCAATCAAGGACATTGTCATCCTGAAATCGTTCGGACTTTGATCGAGCAATCTCAAAAACTCACTCTGACTTCGAGAGCATTTTATAATTCTAAACTCGGAGAATATGAAGAATATCTAACGAACTTACTCGGTTACCAAAGGCTTCTTCCCATGAACACCGGCGTGGAAGCCGCCGAAACTTCGGTGAAGCTCTGCAGGAAGTGGGGATATAAAGTAAAAGGAATTCCGGAAAACAAGGCTAAGATTCTTTTCGCTTCCGGGAATTTTTGGGGAAGAAGCATCGGCGCTATTTCCGCATCCACGGATCCTTTGAGTACGACCGGCTTCGGGCCGTTTGTCCCCGGATTTGAAATCATTCCGTTTAACGATCTGAATGCGCTGAAACTCGCTTTGCAGGATAAGAATGTCGCGGGCTTTATGGTCGAACCGATTCAAGGAGAAGCGGGAATCATCGTTCCGAACGAAGGTTATCTCGCGGAATGCAAACGGCTCTGCAACGAAGCGGGCGCTTTATTGATTCTTGACGAAGTGCAGACCGGTTTGGGAAGAACGGGAAAACTTCTCGCAGGAGATTATGAAAACGTAAAACCGGATATTCTCGTTTTGGGAAAAGCGTTGTCCGGCGGGATTCTTCCCGTTTCCGGAATACTTTCCAGAGACGAAGTGATGTTGACGATTCGACCGGGAGAACACGGCTCCACATATGGAGGAAACCCTCTCGCATGCGCGGTTGCTAAACGTGCGGTTCAAGTTTTGATCGAAGAAAAAATGCCGGAAAATTCTTTCCAAATGGGAGAAGTTTTCCGTAAGAGAATGAATCTTTTGAAATCCAAATACGAAGATGCGATCGAAGCGGTGCGCGGAAAAGGTTTGTTGAACGCGATTCAATTCAGGGAAAAGAACGGAAAGTCGGCGGCGAAGGAAGTGTGCAATCAACTTCTGAAATTAGGACTTCTTGCAAAGACAACGCACGATCATACGATTCGATTCGCTCCTCCTCTCGTCATTCAAGCCGACGAGATGAATTCCGCCTGCGATATTATCGACGACGCGGTTCGGTTTTGTCTTGACTAG
- the flgK gene encoding flagellar hook-associated protein FlgK, producing the protein MGSTFSGLEIGKRGLTAHQQALQTTGHNISNADNKHYARQRVTMTAMDPLYDPSLNRANLPGQIGQGVEIASIERIRDNFIDDRIIETSGNKDYWAARNEYLYQLETVFNEPNGTTLRTLMDKFWSSWEDLANYPEDNAHRSVVLEKANGLGSRTEDVYRKLAQLRDQANREIETKAYHMNTIAENIRTLNERIGKSEALGDRPNDLYDKRDALLQELSSLVDVTIGRSDEDELMVFIGQQILVQGNKANKIDILGNPSKDGLLDLYWSATGDPVLLRKGRLQGLIEVRDKIIREKIDQVDSLSINVMDAVNEIHKDGFGINGNTNQAFFNIRSLSINTFGEYDSNGDGQNDVTAIFRVTGKNTIDPDRPIGINGTITFNQSDSKEAPVLIPYSTNDTLNGIIKKINASRSGVVAYMNHDNQLALKATVADDHPNKNFILRHIEDSGDLLVGMTGILMASGPAGAYDYKRLGEINKLQARSEDITLTPHFHPSSHFRVADSIANNVANIAAARGKDVGGTGDYNSPGGHKDGRNALMVASALRNSPVMVDYSKTTDDFYNTLISKLGTEAREAKQEFGIQNDLMSELENMRQSVMGVNLDEEMANMVQFQHSYNASAKMINTMNEILDTIINRLGA; encoded by the coding sequence ATGGGATCCACATTTTCAGGACTTGAAATCGGAAAGCGCGGTTTGACCGCTCACCAACAAGCGCTTCAAACCACAGGCCATAATATTTCCAACGCGGATAACAAGCATTATGCGAGACAGAGAGTCACTATGACCGCGATGGATCCATTGTATGATCCTTCTCTGAACCGCGCCAATCTTCCCGGCCAAATCGGACAAGGCGTCGAGATCGCTTCCATAGAAAGAATCCGAGACAACTTTATCGACGATCGTATCATTGAAACTTCGGGGAATAAGGATTATTGGGCGGCCCGTAACGAATATTTATATCAACTGGAAACCGTCTTTAACGAACCGAACGGAACCACGCTGAGAACGTTGATGGATAAATTCTGGTCTTCTTGGGAGGATCTTGCTAATTATCCCGAAGATAACGCACATCGTTCCGTTGTTCTCGAAAAAGCGAACGGACTCGGAAGCAGAACCGAGGACGTTTATCGCAAGCTCGCCCAATTAAGAGATCAAGCCAATCGCGAAATCGAAACGAAAGCGTATCATATGAATACGATCGCCGAAAACATTCGGACGCTGAACGAAAGAATCGGGAAATCCGAGGCGCTCGGAGATCGGCCGAACGATCTTTACGACAAACGAGACGCTCTTTTACAGGAACTTTCTTCCTTAGTGGATGTTACGATCGGCCGCTCCGACGAGGACGAATTGATGGTCTTTATCGGTCAGCAGATTTTGGTTCAGGGAAACAAAGCGAACAAGATCGATATTCTCGGGAATCCTTCCAAAGACGGACTCTTGGATCTTTATTGGTCCGCGACGGGAGATCCGGTTCTTCTCAGAAAAGGAAGATTGCAAGGATTGATCGAAGTTCGCGACAAGATCATTCGTGAAAAGATCGATCAAGTGGATTCTCTCTCCATCAACGTGATGGATGCCGTGAATGAAATCCACAAAGACGGTTTCGGAATCAACGGAAACACGAATCAAGCGTTCTTTAATATTCGTTCGTTGTCGATCAACACCTTTGGAGAATACGATTCGAACGGAGACGGTCAGAACGACGTTACTGCGATCTTTCGTGTAACCGGTAAAAACACGATCGATCCGGATCGTCCGATCGGAATCAACGGAACGATTACGTTCAATCAATCCGACTCGAAAGAAGCTCCGGTTCTGATTCCGTATTCGACAAACGACACGTTAAACGGAATCATTAAGAAGATCAATGCGTCTCGCTCCGGCGTCGTCGCGTATATGAACCACGACAATCAATTGGCGTTGAAAGCGACCGTTGCCGACGATCATCCGAATAAGAATTTTATCCTCAGACATATCGAAGATTCGGGAGACCTTTTAGTAGGAATGACGGGGATCTTGATGGCTTCCGGTCCTGCAGGAGCGTACGACTATAAACGTCTCGGCGAGATCAACAAACTTCAGGCTCGTTCCGAAGACATTACTCTTACTCCGCACTTTCATCCTTCTTCTCATTTTAGAGTCGCGGATTCGATTGCGAATAACGTTGCGAACATCGCCGCGGCTCGCGGTAAGGATGTGGGCGGTACGGGAGATTACAATTCTCCCGGAGGTCATAAAGACGGGCGTAACGCTTTGATGGTCGCTTCGGCTTTGAGAAACAGCCCTGTGATGGTCGATTATTCCAAAACGACGGATGATTTTTATAACACGTTGATTTCCAAGCTGGGAACGGAAGCAAGGGAAGCGAAGCAGGAATTCGGGATTCAAAACGATCTTATGAGCGAACTTGAAAACATGAGACAATCGGTCATGGGTGTGAACCTGGACGAAGAAATGGCGAACATGGTCCAGTTCCAACATTCTTACAACGCATCCGCGAAGATGATCAATACGATGAACGAGATTCTCGATACGATCATCAATCGATTGGGAGCTTAA
- a CDS encoding flagellar hook-associated protein 3 produces the protein MRITNMMQNNSLVHNLNRHQLQMDETQNQLSTGQRIRLPSDEPGRATNQMFFRSRLNELDTFQRNIDDGNSRLQQIDGELDRIGSLFQRARVLAVQASNGIYQGDKGFELEVAIGKEIDEILRALVDIANTRDATGRPLFGGHVIERPPFEPIESKIKGLQGIELKNQYIGVEYRGDIGEQLREIEKGEYIPVTIPGNKVFWGTNMSITSKVDNSGYVASSDQKFKIDGVEIHVSAGDTIDDIIDKINNSPLEVKANKLAQDNISLSSTAPHQIWMEDVEGGTILRDIGLVDSATSEPPNNYSKSATVTGLSVFDVMIQFRNDLIQKDQERISGRDLQDLDLAMENILRYRAIVGARMNRMEEHAQRVDFDKSYMTELLSKNEGVDFPETIMNMKWLETVHQYALNVGSKIIKPTLMDFLR, from the coding sequence ATGCGCATTACGAACATGATGCAGAACAACAGTCTGGTTCATAATTTAAACAGACATCAGCTTCAGATGGACGAGACGCAAAACCAGCTTTCGACGGGACAAAGAATTCGTCTTCCTTCCGACGAGCCGGGCCGTGCGACGAATCAGATGTTCTTTCGTTCCCGGTTGAACGAACTCGATACGTTTCAAAGAAATATCGACGACGGTAATTCCCGTCTTCAACAGATCGACGGAGAACTCGATCGGATCGGTTCCTTGTTTCAAAGAGCAAGAGTTCTCGCGGTTCAGGCTTCCAACGGTATCTATCAAGGAGATAAAGGTTTCGAACTTGAAGTCGCGATCGGTAAGGAAATCGACGAGATTTTAAGAGCTTTAGTCGACATCGCAAATACAAGAGATGCAACGGGCCGTCCTTTATTCGGCGGACACGTGATCGAAAGACCTCCTTTCGAACCGATCGAATCCAAGATCAAAGGTCTTCAAGGAATCGAATTGAAGAATCAATACATCGGAGTCGAATATCGCGGCGATATCGGAGAACAACTCAGAGAGATCGAAAAGGGAGAATACATTCCCGTAACGATTCCCGGAAACAAAGTTTTCTGGGGAACGAATATGAGTATCACGAGCAAGGTGGATAACTCCGGTTACGTCGCTTCTTCCGATCAGAAATTCAAAATCGACGGCGTGGAAATTCACGTCTCGGCGGGTGATACGATCGACGATATCATCGATAAGATCAACAATTCTCCGCTTGAAGTAAAGGCAAACAAACTCGCTCAGGATAACATCAGTTTAAGTTCCACCGCGCCGCATCAGATCTGGATGGAGGATGTGGAAGGAGGAACGATCCTAAGAGATATCGGACTCGTCGATTCAGCAACTTCGGAACCGCCGAACAACTATTCCAAGTCGGCGACGGTGACCGGCCTTTCCGTTTTCGACGTGATGATCCAGTTTAGAAACGACCTGATTCAAAAAGATCAGGAAAGAATTTCGGGACGAGATCTTCAGGATTTGGATCTGGCGATGGAAAACATTCTTCGTTACCGCGCGATCGTAGGTGCGAGAATGAATAGAATGGAAGAACACGCGCAACGAGTCGATTTCGATAAGTCTTATATGACCGAACTTCTTTCGAAAAACGAAGGAGTGGATTTTCCGGAAACCATCATGAATATGAAATGGTTGGAAACGGTTCATCAATACGCGTTGAACGTCGGATCGAAAATTATTAAACCGACATTGATGGATTTTCTGAGATAA
- a CDS encoding TRL-like family protein, with translation MKISSIRICLILLITFITIGNCIYTNVKTPGWFYSQSYTDVRGMEPVGKLSGQSCGESWLWLVYTGDESYEAAVQNAIQDKADLLFDVQTDYYIKSIFFNLYFYKCTRVTGIGVKLPQRLMKKE, from the coding sequence ATGAAGATTTCATCGATAAGAATTTGTCTCATACTTTTGATTACATTTATTACAATCGGGAATTGCATTTACACGAATGTAAAAACTCCCGGCTGGTTCTATTCGCAGAGTTATACGGACGTCCGCGGAATGGAACCCGTTGGAAAACTTTCGGGACAATCCTGCGGAGAAAGTTGGCTTTGGCTCGTTTATACGGGCGATGAAAGTTACGAAGCCGCCGTTCAAAACGCGATTCAGGATAAGGCGGATCTTCTCTTCGACGTTCAAACGGATTACTACATCAAATCGATATTCTTTAATCTCTATTTTTACAAATGCACGCGAGTGACTGGTATCGGCGTAAAACTTCCTCAAAGATTGATGAAGAAAGAGTAG
- a CDS encoding M23 family metallopeptidase, with protein sequence MQKYFRIFYLLLFLTCFLKAESIVSKDKAESKQKDVKLASTIPAISKKEKEPKEKPKKNVKKEDRESEIIKKKESLFFFSIQTRKFSQGELLFMKLIPEKTILSKLDRIKILWEKKEIPSTLRDGVLYAWIPISPEFDKKSGILEIQDKNLFRKNDYKEYEIPVHKTNFSETKVSSLTMDKKYTSQELPQETLDFIAECSKAKAEAFQSKTDLQIVSDFVYPVQEVHFTSPFYKRRVYNKTKGKAHGGVDFKGGVGTPIFAINDGTVILSRPMYYEGNFTVIDHGLEVYSLYMHQSELNVKVGDKVKKGDQIGKVGSTGMSTGPHLHLGLRVQGTMVDPLSVIGFKLFE encoded by the coding sequence ATGCAGAAATATTTCAGAATTTTTTATCTTCTTCTTTTCCTAACCTGTTTCTTAAAAGCAGAATCAATCGTTTCCAAAGACAAAGCCGAATCGAAACAAAAGGACGTAAAGCTCGCTTCGACCATCCCTGCAATTTCCAAAAAGGAAAAAGAGCCCAAGGAAAAACCGAAGAAGAACGTAAAAAAAGAGGACCGAGAATCGGAAATCATCAAAAAAAAGGAGTCTCTCTTTTTCTTTTCGATTCAAACAAGGAAGTTTTCCCAAGGAGAACTTCTGTTCATGAAACTAATTCCCGAAAAAACCATTCTTTCCAAATTGGATCGAATCAAAATTCTCTGGGAGAAAAAGGAAATTCCGTCCACACTGCGGGATGGCGTTCTATATGCGTGGATTCCAATATCACCCGAGTTTGATAAGAAAAGTGGAATATTAGAAATTCAAGATAAGAATCTATTCCGCAAAAACGATTACAAGGAATACGAAATCCCCGTTCACAAAACGAACTTTTCCGAGACGAAGGTTTCCTCCCTAACGATGGATAAAAAATACACTTCTCAGGAACTTCCTCAAGAAACTTTGGATTTTATCGCTGAATGTTCCAAAGCCAAAGCTGAAGCGTTTCAATCCAAAACCGATTTGCAAATCGTTTCCGATTTCGTTTATCCCGTGCAAGAAGTTCACTTTACGAGTCCGTTTTATAAAAGAAGGGTTTATAACAAAACCAAAGGCAAAGCGCACGGCGGCGTCGATTTTAAAGGCGGAGTCGGAACTCCGATCTTTGCGATCAACGACGGAACCGTAATTTTATCCAGACCGATGTATTATGAGGGAAACTTCACCGTAATCGATCACGGCTTGGAAGTGTATTCGTTGTATATGCATCAATCCGAATTGAACGTAAAAGTCGGCGATAAAGTGAAGAAGGGCGACCAAATCGGCAAAGTGGGTTCCACGGGAATGTCGACCGGACCGCATCTCCACCTAGGCTTGCGGGTTCAGGGAACGATGGTGGACCCACTCTCTGTAATCGGCTTTAAACTTTTTGAATAA
- a CDS encoding DUF1905 domain-containing protein, whose amino-acid sequence MNSVTIRFSAKVWVYPGKGGWHFLTLTSAASKEVRSLVQGTSWGMIPVLAEIGGTKWKTSIFPEKDSPKYVLPLKADIRKKEGILPNQKINASVTIEF is encoded by the coding sequence TTGAACTCGGTCACGATCCGTTTTTCGGCCAAAGTCTGGGTTTATCCCGGAAAAGGCGGTTGGCATTTTTTGACATTAACTTCTGCGGCTTCTAAAGAAGTTCGATCCTTAGTTCAAGGAACTTCCTGGGGTATGATTCCCGTTTTAGCGGAGATCGGCGGTACGAAATGGAAAACGTCCATCTTTCCGGAAAAGGATTCTCCCAAATACGTTCTGCCTCTCAAAGCGGACATACGTAAAAAAGAAGGAATCCTGCCAAATCAAAAGATCAACGCTTCCGTCACGATTGAATTCTAA
- a CDS encoding flagellar protein FlgN has product MKQEEWLEQLTKLFQDEINLYSNVLELETQKSAAVVQADGKSLEAITKKTYELLVMAAEIERVRMKSIEEVYRSKNFALPEGGAPTLSDFLNRLDRDSNFRLKEYGSSLKSVLHRLKEKIKSNEKLILTRQEILSRTIDVMKEKAMESGVNTYGSGKNPERKQPKRQALMLNASA; this is encoded by the coding sequence ATGAAACAAGAGGAATGGTTGGAGCAGCTTACGAAACTTTTCCAGGACGAGATCAATCTCTATTCGAACGTTCTGGAATTGGAGACTCAAAAATCGGCCGCGGTCGTTCAAGCCGACGGTAAGTCTCTCGAAGCGATTACTAAAAAGACATACGAGCTGCTCGTAATGGCCGCCGAGATCGAACGTGTTCGCATGAAATCGATCGAAGAAGTCTATCGATCCAAAAATTTCGCGCTTCCCGAAGGCGGCGCGCCTACGTTGTCCGATTTTTTAAACCGACTGGACCGAGATTCCAATTTCCGTTTAAAAGAATACGGTTCTTCCTTAAAATCCGTTCTTCATCGTTTAAAAGAAAAAATCAAATCGAACGAGAAGCTGATTCTTACCCGCCAGGAAATTCTTTCCAGAACGATCGACGTAATGAAGGAAAAGGCGATGGAATCCGGCGTAAACACGTACGGTTCGGGAAAAAACCCCGAACGCAAACAGCCGAAGAGACAGGCTTTGATGCTCAACGCTTCGGCGTAA